The genomic region CATtgcaggcacacacacacacacacccagCTCCATCAGCAAATCCGCCCAAGCTCGTGAAGTGTGCCTCCCCGACAGACGGCGAGCCACCACGCCAGCCCACGCGAGAAATAAAGCCCCATTGGATTCTGTTTCTCGCCGGCTTGCCTGCATCGAGacgggcgcgcagcagctcgccccTGACGCGGCGAGGCGTTTTGATATATCACGGCTCGgccatctctctctcattCTCTTGCACGGCCGGCAGTGGTTTGTTAGTACAGTAGaatgcagcagcgcgcgctgctgacgatgatggagtaatgaaggggggggggacttgCGGCTGTTGATGCAGTGCAAGGCGGGCGCACTCTGAGATGGGGCTGACAATGGCATACAAGTTAGTGCTACAAGTATTGCCTGCAAGTGAGAAATGCCTTCATCTCCGATGGTCTGACGGACTTGGTTGCGGGCAACGTGCGCACAAGGgagttcgacgacgacgcccctcgcccaccgccgccgccgccgcctcatcgtTAGTTGTGAATGACTTGATGAGCGGGCTCGCTGCCGGTGTGCATGTCGTCACCCGGTACCGGTACCTTGGTTCAGGTTCGCGGCTGCCAGGTGGGCCGTGACGAAAACAACCAACAAGTTTTGTGTACAATGTTGTCGTTGACCCCATCAAGAGGCGTTCGTTCCCAGAGTCGAGTCGGCGGGAgtccccatccatccatccatccgtccatgcCGCACGCACCCACGCACGCATCCACGCAACAACCCGGAGCACGGCATGGCCGCACAGACGCCCTTTGTCCGTTGTTGAACTTGCCGCTGTCAACGCCCAGCGGGGATACCTTTTGCAGTCCATGACGGGCAGGGTCTTCTTCAATAAAAgtagtatactgtacatacatactgtacataccTACACTATACCTATTATATTGGAAAAGGGGGCCGGGGCGCTGCGGGTGCTGACGACTCACGCGTCCCACGCACtcccagcagctgcagctcgtgCATAGCGCATCTGGcgctgacgccgacgctgacCTTACATACATTTCCTTTCCGTTCTGTGACATGTCGTTGTTGGCCGCCCCTCTGACGACGCTTCCATGGTTCTATGTTATTGCCTTGGTATTGCCATTTCCGGGCGTGGCCATCGCCTCCGTCTCAACGTTGAACCGAGGCCACGTTCACTCTGCAAGCTTGGATACCGACATATGCCGAGATTTACGTGCAAAGTAACTCGATATATTTCTGACTGCACTCTTTTCATGCAGGGACATCGCGCAGGCCGTGTCACAAACATTATGCCCAGCATCGTGGGTGCGGCTGGGGATATTGCACGCGGCAAGCTTGACAGCTCATTTGGTTTCTCTTCACACGGGGCCATATGTCGCGTTTTCTTCAGCATCAGctcctggcgccgccgcccttgggccTGTGCTGCCGAGGCGGGTGGCCTGATTTGactttttatttttattttcgtcgtcgttgcgcgcTCAGCCCGTTCGGGAACGACGGGTTGACGCGttgacggacggacgggcgggcgggagggagggagggggcgagCTTTGGCGCATGTTCGATATGTCGATGATCGACGCCCGTGGCTGACAATGGTGCCCGCCCGGAGCATTCACTCCCCCGCAGACCTGAGTCTCCAAAGCAAACTAGCTAAGAGGGAGCTGAGAGGGTTCTGTGCTTGTTTTAGTCTGgcgccctctccctctctctctctctctctctctctctctctcgctctcgctctcttTCCCATCCCCCCATCgtcctgccttgcctgccacCACTCGACCGGACATTGGATGACCTGGATGCTGGgctcgcgccggcgacgacaccaccaccaccaccaccaccaccaccacctgttCGTCGCCAATGCTCTTAGCGTGGTGGCGTTGGCTCTTCGCCCGGTGtgctgggctgcctgccatCCTGCCTGTCTCGAGCTCCTCTTGCCTGTTGAGGCAGCACTCGTTGACGCTGATGGCTGGTTGGACTACGTGCAATCAAGGTCAAGCCATCCGACCTGGCTGGCTTGTGTATCAGGTATcccggccgacgccgcacaGTGTGTgctccttttttttttctcctctCGGTTCGGTGATGGAGTGACCGAAGACGCTGGTGGCTACTAACTAGTATGTACCACCTACATGTTCACGGGCAACGGGCAcacgcggcgacgaggctgaaCCTCTCTGAAGCCAGCCTGCAGctggcctcgcctcgcgcgctGATGCCTCGCGCGGTCGGCGCACAAGCACATGTCTGGTGGTGTTGAATGCCTATATGATACGAGTGCCGAGAATACGTAGTCCGTACATGCTTCATAATAATCCCCGTCTGAAGATTCGACGGCGCTCTGTGCGTGGCGCTCGTGTTTCAGTCACGATCGGGTGGCGATGCTCATCACTCACATCGTCTGGTGCTTGACGGGATGCCtgtgccgccgatgccgtcgtggGCAGCCAGAGAGTCTGAACATGACTCCCCTCCCGCGCGCcagccgtccgtccgtcatTGTCTCGCCCACGATACCTACCCTACCTAGTGGACACAatgtcggcatcgtcatcgctgCCGAACCTGCGTCTCTCTGGTCTGGGGATTTCGGCACGCGCCCCGATTTGGCCCACCTTGAGCGTAACCCTCATCGCCCCCCTGccttctcccctccccctcaaCCCCTCTTATGATGGCGAACACCTCTGCAGCGAGTAAGATGTCGCGATGGCCAGCGTGGGGGAAGCGTGCTCGATCGCGCAGGGCATAATGGAGCGGAGgacgacgtggtggtggtggtggtgatccATCCAGGCCTGGCAGTGGTGGACATACACATAGAAAGAAGGAAGGGAACGTCGGAGGAGGCTTGGGAGGGTTGCTACGGATGCGAGGCTGCTACCCTGCACGCCAGGCCGGCCCGCGGAGGAAGGATCAGGAGACCCTGAGGATGGGCGGCGGTTCGCGACGTTCATTGGTGAGGCGCGGGAGGCAAGACGGGCTGGGATGGGATACCAGCGTTTGCGACGACGCGTTGCCACTGTCTCTCTGTGTGTGGGTGTCTGGCTGGTGGCTGCGCGTGTGGAAAgagtgccgtgccgtgctcTGCTCATGgacggcctggcctggcctggccggcatGTGCCTCGACGCCAGAGCACGGGATGCGATGCTCGTCCTCCGTCATGTCGCCCGTCGCTAGACGAGACCGACCATGGAACTGGCTGGTGAGTTGCGGCCCCTGAATGCGTCCCGTCCGGCATGGCATCATGTACGATGTGAGGCGTCTGGTTCGGCCCATCGGAGGACAGCACCCATCAACTTGAAGCAGGACAGGGAACCTGGTGGCCCGTCTCATGGATACAACTCCCCTTTGGCCTGCTGACCACCTGGCTGTCAAAACGGCGGGTGGGCTTCATATGTTGGAGGCGACGTCAAACACGCAAGCGCTGATGCAACGACCACCCTCCCGAGTCCAACGAGGTTTATCCCCGCATCGCGCATGCAGGCATGACGCACGTCAAGCAACTCTCGTGCATTACATACATACAGTCGTACATACAAGGACGcagtactacgtacgtactcTACTTGATGACAATGTTCCCGTCGTGCATggagcttgcttgcttgcagcagcagcagcagggatCGTCGAggcatcccatccatcccaaAGCCCAACCGGCTTTAAACCGAGCCCGGGCCTCGGGGCTCCGTCCGGTCAGCAGAGGCAAGCTCCCATCGGGTCTTCTGCGCGCACCAGACATCAACAAGGGACCatgagagggggaggggggtgacgtgatggatggacgtgtgtgcgtgtgcgtgttgCATGTATAGGGGCACgagtcgatgatgatgctgatgctgctgctgccgatcTTGGGATCGCGGGCTTGCCGGGAGCTATACGAGCGGCCCGTGGTGTAGCGCCGGGCCCATCCAGTCTGGATCTTGGACGGGAGTCGCAGTTAGAGTCAAACGAGAACTGCGATGTGCCGGTGGACAggcgtggcggcgtggcgacGTACGAACATGAAGCCTTCATGTTCTCGTATCAAGTATTTTGACATGCAGGGGCGCGCGATTTGATCTTATGGGAGGGCTCAATCCTGGGCTGGACGATGGGATACTCGTTTGCTCTTCCAGCTCATGACCCGGAATGCGCGCATCGCCAAGCATTGATCTCCTTGGTGGTCTTGCACCATCGTCAGAATCCCATCCGCGTCTGACGCGGGCCACATGACGGTGTTGTCCTCGTCTGCTTCGTACATCCGTGTCCATGAACAACAACATCTGGTTCCGTGGGGGTACTGTTAGGTGGGCTGCATAACGGGGGTCGGTTGGTCGTGAAGGGGGCAGATGCGAGTGcgaagagagggagggatTTACATCCTCTGAGTCGTGCGCCGGGAGCCTCGAACGTGCCTGGACAGCTATCCTTGATGCACCCAACACCAGTAGAGGTATTGAATGTGGCGATGCTCGCTCCAGTATGCGCTCGAGTCACAGAGCACGGCCAAGGTACGGAATCTGCCGCAGGCTGTTATAACATTACAAAGAAGATCCCGAGACCGCACGACGCAGCGTAGTGGCGAAGACTAACGACCATCCCGAGAGAAACTGACATGTCCAGTCCACCACTCCCCTCTCCAGACATAGTCAATCCCGTACCTGGCAAGGGATTTTTGCTCGCAGCGGAAAAAGGATTACATAGGTGGAATACATGGCATGGATACAATCCATGTCATGTCCAAAGCAAGTAAATAGTCCATATACAAGGCAAAAACGGATGCGCATTCGTTCCAAACCAGAAGAGAACAGACCGCACTTCCCAGGACCACCGGGTGCCAGCATGTACGCGCGTGAAGCAACTAcaggtcctcctcgtcgtcggcggatTTCTCGCACAGCAGAAACCTGCTCTTCCCAGtgcgctcgtcgagctcgtgctCGATCGCGAGCTTTTGCAGGTGGCCGATGATATTCTCCACCATGGTGTCCTTCTTGTTGCGGTCCTTGCGGCCCAGGTCGTTGAGCCACGACACCTTGTTGAGGATGTAGTAGATGATGGCCACGAAGATGGTCACGCCAAACGAGTAGAGCCAAATCACCACCACGGTCACGATGTcggtccatccatccgcgCGCTGCGGGAAGCTGTCAAATGGGACGTCGACCTCGGGGTTGCCGGAGAGCCACCCAAACAGGCAGAACAAGGTagcgatgatgtcgacgccgagaatGGCCCCCACGAGCTGCCATGAAGGCCACGTCGAGCCTCCGCGCGTGACGAATATGAGCCAGTTCTCGGTGAGGGCAATTTGTAAGAATAGAATGCCCTGAACCGAGCCAAAGTTCTGCACTATGCCTCCGCTGTGGAGGTACATGGTGCCGCGCATGATCCAGGTTCCCGCAGCCAGGAGCACGCCCAGGAGGACGCTCACGACCCAGATCTTGGGCAGCTGCCACTCCACGGGGCGCGGCTCCCAGTGAGCGTTGTCGtacgccacggccacggtggccaggtcggcgaacagggcgaggaagacaaTGAGGTCGACCTGGACGGTCTCGTTGATGATGATCATGGACGTGGTGAGGTAGATTTCGAGGTGCAGACACAGCGCGATGCGGTACTGGATGTAGGCCTTCATGCGCTGGAAGATCTGCCGCGACGTCTTGATGGCCGTGACGATGGTGCTCAGGCCGGGcgcgaggaagacgatgtcggcagcggcctgggcggcctcggaAGCACCCTCAACGGCAATGCCGCAGTCGGCCTTTTTGAGAGACGGCgcgtcgttgacgccgtcgcccgtcatggcggtgagatggccgcgctgctgcagcatctCGACGACGGTGTACTTGTGCTCGGGATAGACCTCGGCgaagccgtcggcgcgctccaCAAAGTCGTGCTGGACGCTGCCGGCGAGCCCCCCGTGGATGAGCTTCTCCGACTTGTACACCTTTGTGCCGAGGGAGAGCATCTTGCACGTctccttggcgatggcgatggcgtcgccggtGAGCATCTTGACGGGCACGCCCAGgtgcgcggcctcgaggatggTCTGCGCCGTGTCCTCGCGCGGGGGGTCGAACATGGacagcaggccgaggagcaccCAGTCTTCGTCGTTCTTCTTGTACGCGACGCCCAGGGAGCGGAACCCGCGGCGCGCAAAGTCCTGCGCCTTCTCCTTGTACAGGGTGGCCGTCTCCTCGGAGCAGTTGGTGAGCTTGAGgatggcgcgcggcgcgcccttgGCGCACGTGTAGCGGTCGTTGTCGAGGCGGCAGACGCTGGTGATGCGCTTGGACACGGGGTCAAAGGGGGTGAACTTTTCGCTCACCCAGCCCTTTTGGAGGatctcgcgcgcgccaggGTACCGCTTCAGCGTGAGGATGGTGACCTTGTCGATGGGGTCGAGCGACTTGAGGTtgtgcgacgaggcgagcacggcgacggccatcaTCCAGTCCTCGTCCTGGCCCTCTGAGACGAAGGGATCGCGGATGCTGAGCTTGTTTGCCGTCAAGGTACCCGTCTTGTCGGAGCACAGAATGTCGACACCCTGCGTTAACCCGCCCCCCGTGTTAGAAGTCTAAATACATGTATCGAAAGCGGTTCAACCGCGTGCTTGCTTGGAAAAAGGGGGGCCGGCGTTGGGGCAGGGAAGGGTTGACGTACAGCCAGCGACTCAATCGCCGTCAGCTTCTGAACAATGGCCTTTTGCTTGGCCAGGTATGCCGCTCCCAcagccagcgtcgtcgtcgtgacgaCGGGAAGACCGACGGGCACACCGATGATGAGCAGGATGAGCGCATAGTGCAGCAGGTTCTGGGAGCCGGGCTTGGTGACGCCGAGGTGgtggaagaagccgccgaTCCAGGCCGCGAGGATCCAAAacatgacgaggatgagcagcGTGGTGCCAATGTTGTTCATGACGGCCTTGAAGTGGCCCTGGTCCTGCGCGCCCTGGACGAGCTCCGCCGTGCGGCCGACAAAGGAGTGCTTGGCCGtgttgatgacgatggcgtaCGACTTGCCGCGCTTGCAGCCCGTGGTGTAGTagacgacgtcgcccaggtacttgtcgacggccagggaCTCGCCGGTGATGGCCGACTGGTCTACGGCCACGAGCGGGGTGCTGCGGTAGTCCTTggtcgccgcctgcgagAGCACCGAGGCTCGACGGTCCCGCtcgcccttgtcctcgtcggcggcgtcgtcgcccgcttcGTCGCTGACGTGTCCGAGCCTGTCCTCGGCCCGGAGGCGCAGGTAGATCTCAAAGTCGTCCGGGCGGCTGCAGTCGCAAATCAGCCGCGCATCTGCCGCTACGGTGTCGCCTTCTTGTACGAAAAGCTGGTTTGAAGGAGCCCCTCCCCGTTAGAAGATGCCGTCTGTCTGTTGCGCGGGAGCTTCGGCGCCTCAGCAAGGGGGGCTTACAATGTCTCCGGGGACCAATTCACGCGCGAGGATGCTCTGctctcgcccgtctcgaaCGACCATGCAGCGCATGGCAATGTCCCCCTTCAAGCTGGccacgacgtcggcggcttgTTTCTCCTGGTAGAAGCCGACAAAGGCGTTGAGGAGCAGGATGCCTACGATGACTCCAAAGTCGATCCAGTCGCTCAAGCCGAGAGCGAGAAGGGCAGCAATTTCCATGACTATTTTCGCGCGAACGTCAGGCGAGCCAGCTCCAGGGGGGGGGTGAGGAGGGACTTGACAAATGgaaagaaaaggggggaaacTGGAACTCACCATATAGGATGGGGCCGGTGAAGTAGCTGAGAAACTTGACAAAGAGGTTTTCCTTTTCGGCCGTCAGTTCGTTCCACCCGTACGTCTTCCTGCGCTCctccacgtcggcggcgctgatgcCCGTGTGAATGTCCGTGTTGAGCCACGACTCGGGCACCGTGTTGTCGGGCTCCGGGGCGGGCTGCATGTCGGTGGGCTCCAGAGCGCCCGTCTTCCAGAACTGCCACCATCGCCGTCTACGGCCTTTACTTGCCGGGTCATCCTCGTCTCTGGTGCCGTCTTCGCGGTACGTGCTGATGTAGCGCTCCAATGCGGCATACTCTTCGAGGTTGTCGGCGTTTTCTACCGCTGAGCTGGTGGAGGGATTGCGCGGAGGCGGGGCCTCgacgtcaccgccgccgccgccggtggcagAACCGCCGGTCTTGCGGCGGTGGAACATGGCAGGCATGGCTTTGTTTATTACACGAGGAGGGGTTTTTGTTTTATTTTATTTTCAGAtgaaggagaagacgggAGGTGAAAGACGTAGCGCCTGGGTTGACAGGAGGAGGCTTAAGAGATCAATGACCAGTCGCTATGACGATGACTCTCGGACGGGAGAAAGGCGTTTGCGCGCTCTTTTATTCTCGCGTCACAAGTCAAGTAGAGTTCGCAGCTGCCAGTGTCGCTGCGTGGAAAAGGGGACCCATCATGACAAGACTCAGACCATGGGACGAAGACCACACCATGGCGGGTGGACTCTTTTATGCCGATATAACCGCACCATTCAGAAAAGAAATGGGGGGAGGGCCACGCCCATTGGCACCCTCAGCTTG from Purpureocillium takamizusanense chromosome 12, complete sequence harbors:
- a CDS encoding uncharacterized protein (COG:P~TransMembrane:10 (i140-159o165-184i375-396o408-436i768-789o795-817i829-849o869-885i897-917o937-964i)~EggNog:ENOG503NUFA); its protein translation is MPAMFHRRKTGGSATGGGGGDVEAPPPRNPSTSSAVENADNLEEYAALERYISTYREDGTRDEDDPASKGRRRRWWQFWKTGALEPTDMQPAPEPDNTVPESWLNTDIHTGISAADVEERRKTYGWNELTAEKENLFVKFLSYFTGPILYVMEIAALLALGLSDWIDFGVIVGILLLNAFVGFYQEKQAADVVASLKGDIAMRCMVVRDGREQSILARELVPGDILFVQEGDTVAADARLICDCSRPDDFEIYLRLRAEDRLGHVSDEAGDDAADEDKGERDRRASVLSQAATKDYRSTPLVAVDQSAITGESLAVDKYLGDVVYYTTGCKRGKSYAIVINTAKHSFVGRTAELVQGAQDQGHFKAVMNNIGTTLLILVMFWILAAWIGGFFHHLGVTKPGSQNLLHYALILLIIGVPVGLPVVTTTTLAVGAAYLAKQKAIVQKLTAIESLAGVDILCSDKTGTLTANKLSIRDPFVSEGQDEDWMMAVAVLASSHNLKSLDPIDKVTILTLKRYPGAREILQKGWVSEKFTPFDPVSKRITSVCRLDNDRYTCAKGAPRAILKLTNCSEETATLYKEKAQDFARRGFRSLGVAYKKNDEDWVLLGLLSMFDPPREDTAQTILEAAHLGVPVKMLTGDAIAIAKETCKMLSLGTKVYKSEKLIHGGLAGSVQHDFVERADGFAEVYPEHKYTVVEMLQQRGHLTAMTGDGVNDAPSLKKADCGIAVEGASEAAQAAADIVFLAPGLSTIVTAIKTSRQIFQRMKAYIQYRIALCLHLEIYLTTSMIIINETVQVDLIVFLALFADLATVAVAYDNAHWEPRPVEWQLPKIWVVSVLLGVLLAAGTWIMRGTMYLHSGGIVQNFGSVQGILFLQIALTENWLIFVTRGGSTWPSWQLVGAILGVDIIATLFCLFGWLSGNPEVDVPFDSFPQRADGWTDIVTVVVIWLYSFGVTIFVAIIYYILNKVSWLNDLGRKDRNKKDTMVENIIGHLQKLAIEHELDERTGKSRFLLCEKSADDEEDL